Proteins encoded in a region of the Paenibacillus sp. E222 genome:
- a CDS encoding DUF4962 domain-containing protein, with protein MEVKRKLAERPLYQPISGPFHVDYAPDEHTVLGENPPRFTWMAAQQEDENAYMLQVSVGSSFQEGETMTFAPLPYNFFTPDRVFEPGEYYWRYALLVDQPVQQVGEAEAYVSQGKQGSEAKGHASQRKQGEMSAWSEVRQFTVPAGLPETPLPSRAQRYISTDTSHPRLWLGESGLQALADAIATDATYCGWDVFMANSVEPWANREPIREPLPYPENKRVAALWRQMYIDCQETLYAIRHLSIAGRVLRDERLLGAAKTWLLHVAAWDTEGTTSRDYNDEAAFRVAAALAWGYDWLHDELNSEEQEMVRRSLLRRTEQVAQHVMVRSKIHHVPYDSHAVRSLSSVLVPCCMALLHEHQQAAVWLDYAIDYYACLYSPWGGSDGGWAEGPMYWTTGMAYVTEAMNLLRNYAGIDFFRRPFFQRTGDFPLYVYPPDARRASFGDQSTLGDPVNLKTGYLVRQLAGVTGNRWYQWYFERVRQSDPGTEGAFYNYGWWDFNFDDLVYRHDYPQVEEESPVDIEPLKWFRDVGWVAMHHRMDDPDEHVMLLLKSSRYGSISHSHADQNSFTLHAFGEPLAADTGYYIAHGSSFHREWRRQTRSKNNLLIGGAGQYAENNKVLNMAATGQIEEAYWRDGDGYVRAVATDAYASTVPHVKRVVREIHFLQSSYFVIVDHIDLEKPDSVQWLFHALHPLQLKGQSFRLNGNMAGLEGTFVYASSGELALSQTDQFAEVDPAEYEGLERHYHLTAETRPASSHRIVTLLVPYKIEEPKYVPYFIDDQDHGIHLYFTDNGVTKKIEVSKTY; from the coding sequence ATGGAAGTGAAGCGGAAGCTTGCAGAAAGACCGTTGTACCAACCAATCAGCGGGCCGTTCCATGTGGACTATGCGCCTGACGAGCACACCGTTCTAGGAGAAAATCCGCCGAGGTTTACCTGGATGGCGGCACAGCAAGAAGACGAGAATGCCTATATGCTGCAAGTATCGGTGGGGTCTTCTTTTCAGGAAGGAGAGACGATGACCTTTGCGCCGCTCCCGTATAACTTTTTCACGCCGGACCGGGTGTTTGAACCTGGGGAGTACTATTGGCGATATGCGCTGCTTGTAGATCAACCAGTGCAGCAAGTGGGCGAAGCCGAAGCATATGTCTCTCAGGGGAAGCAAGGGAGTGAAGCCAAAGGGCATGCCTCGCAAAGGAAGCAAGGGGAAATGTCGGCTTGGAGTGAGGTGCGGCAGTTCACTGTGCCAGCGGGATTACCCGAGACACCGCTACCTTCCCGGGCGCAGCGGTACATTTCCACAGACACGTCTCACCCCCGGTTATGGCTCGGAGAGAGCGGGCTGCAGGCACTTGCGGATGCCATTGCGACAGATGCTACATATTGCGGCTGGGATGTATTTATGGCAAATTCCGTGGAGCCATGGGCCAACCGCGAACCAATTCGTGAACCGCTGCCTTACCCGGAGAACAAACGTGTCGCCGCGCTCTGGAGGCAAATGTATATTGATTGTCAGGAAACGTTATATGCGATTCGACATCTCAGCATCGCGGGGCGGGTGCTACGTGACGAACGGTTGCTTGGAGCAGCGAAAACCTGGTTATTGCATGTGGCGGCTTGGGATACAGAGGGAACGACCTCTCGTGATTATAACGATGAGGCGGCCTTTCGGGTTGCCGCTGCGCTTGCTTGGGGTTATGACTGGCTGCATGATGAGTTGAACAGTGAAGAGCAAGAGATGGTAAGGCGCAGTTTGCTGCGGCGGACAGAACAGGTAGCCCAGCATGTGATGGTTCGCTCGAAGATCCATCATGTGCCTTATGACAGCCATGCGGTGCGTTCATTGTCTTCCGTGCTTGTGCCCTGCTGTATGGCCTTGTTGCATGAGCATCAGCAGGCTGCAGTGTGGCTGGATTATGCGATCGATTATTATGCCTGTCTGTACTCCCCTTGGGGAGGAAGTGATGGAGGTTGGGCTGAAGGCCCGATGTACTGGACAACAGGTATGGCCTACGTGACAGAAGCGATGAATTTGTTACGAAACTATGCTGGCATCGATTTCTTTCGTCGGCCGTTCTTCCAGCGTACTGGGGATTTTCCACTCTACGTGTACCCGCCCGATGCACGGCGCGCCAGCTTTGGAGATCAGTCTACGCTGGGTGACCCGGTAAACTTGAAAACAGGCTATCTTGTCCGCCAACTGGCAGGTGTTACAGGCAACCGTTGGTACCAGTGGTACTTTGAGCGTGTGCGCCAATCCGATCCGGGGACAGAGGGAGCTTTTTATAATTACGGTTGGTGGGACTTTAACTTTGACGACTTGGTATACCGCCACGATTATCCGCAGGTGGAGGAAGAGTCGCCTGTGGACATCGAGCCGCTGAAGTGGTTCCGTGATGTGGGTTGGGTAGCCATGCATCACCGGATGGACGATCCGGATGAGCATGTTATGCTGCTGCTCAAGTCGAGCCGTTATGGCTCCATCAGCCACAGTCATGCGGATCAGAACAGCTTTACCCTGCACGCATTCGGTGAGCCGCTTGCGGCGGATACAGGCTATTATATCGCCCACGGCAGCTCCTTTCACCGGGAATGGCGCAGGCAGACACGTTCCAAAAACAACCTGCTGATTGGTGGAGCAGGGCAGTATGCTGAGAACAACAAGGTGCTGAATATGGCCGCCACCGGGCAGATCGAAGAGGCCTATTGGCGGGACGGCGATGGTTATGTGCGCGCGGTAGCGACCGATGCCTATGCCAGCACCGTACCTCATGTGAAGCGTGTTGTACGGGAGATTCATTTTCTGCAATCATCCTACTTCGTCATTGTGGACCACATTGACCTGGAGAAGCCGGACAGCGTTCAATGGCTGTTCCATGCACTGCACCCGCTACAGCTGAAAGGGCAGAGCTTCCGTCTGAACGGGAATATGGCGGGGCTTGAGGGCACGTTTGTATATGCTTCCTCCGGTGAGCTGGCGCTCAGCCAGACGGATCAATTCGCAGAGGTGGACCCGGCAGAGTACGAAGGGCTGGAAAGACATTATCATCTGACCGCAGAAACGCGGCCGGCCTCAAGCCACAGAATTGTAACACTGCTTGTACCATATAAAATCGAGGAGCCGAAGTATGTCCCCTATTTCATCGATGACCAGGATCACGGCATCCATCTCTATTTTACCGACAACGGTGTAACGAAGAAGATCGAGGTATCCAAGACGTACTAG
- a CDS encoding alpha/beta hydrolase fold domain-containing protein: MQVNDVFKTWKKRVVLVAMSVILISGITVPVHEVRAIEDAVPHSILNSTQEENIPDPEGPELEIYAENFDDPDNFGSTGGIALRAPWLQEGEGGSKAKTSSSTTAPSLPNMIKIDGTDAIALPLDLTGYGNIRLNYYTRASSYISGSIIIEWSKDGGSSWATLETFELAPGTPDAKNKQGNTLKSWTLGSEANNNSTVKIRFRTGDAMQANMYIDNVVIYGQAIPGITPAPSPVPPGEENTEFTPPQGVTLYEDVEIGTAGGRAIYSSIAVPETAAAEPMPVMVYIHGGGWNHGDRKQALNSICNYVLKRGYIGVSLDYRLTPEAPFPAQIQDVKLAIRYLRAHAAQYNLDPSRIGVWGSSAGGHLAALLGTTGDMVAGDTVELDTGVTVDVPDLEGSGGWPEYSDKVQAVADWYGPADFTTTFANNYSSVTALLGGHRAFDVPEQARLAMPGTYASPDDPPFWIRHGDADATIPYTDSVTFAGQLQSAGVPIVDMKVVPGQGHGFTGTASEVANAEAWAFLDEHVKNRIVTEPVMFKSNPEHTTPGDEEEEEEKPLIEKVIASKLPNDDAAIDSSKPDLNFNQATGSSTGLLSISSTPSTKKYVYFKFDMTGNEVEGDRYRLRIAAKKGTSNIDTELSLYGLNKTDWSESSLTWSNAPVQSLSESSLLGTFQVTADRSGSPAVYEVDVTDYLKSRPDADQVAFLLADAGSTGVSVNVYTKEANGTSNPRPQLSVISLIEDGSDTRAPEWQQEAELEIRNWGTEFAELRWPAASDDTAVSAYRIYRDGVMLAEQGKQSFRDSGLAAETSYTFQVRAIDEAGNVSSALSTGMTTLAVPVSSLPVASVSASGSDGNLATNTLDNNSYTRWSVAGEGQWIMYDLGQVQQVSYVGIGFYKGDVRKTFFEIDTSVDGNHWTQVYGGESSGDTTEMQAFDIPDTSARYVRITGHGNSDSSIYTSLTDVHLYAPYAGGGTPVALIPYIEPQPPEGTVPFIAPGLTETDGAPHTIHSPHAVTGRTIDVRDYGADLADHTSDDRPAIQAAIDEANAGDEVFLPDGVYNLLSGPDGTTNLKLKSGVNLRGESSGGTVLKTSLDQVTGSAVLKASAQHSILVSNMTITSSWSGSYTTDHKSNNPSAGGPDSLIHIANYGEAPSYDITIDGVIVEKFKRMAIRIEHSRDVVVKHATFRNATDLGPGGSGYGISIQGTAKTDRLGFDNDTLWNVVEDSTFEGPYLRHGALIQFVAHNNVLRGNTFNGTKLDAIDLHGELEYLNEISGNVITDVLTGAGIGLGNTGGSAPSNHSKSGKGNYIHDNTIRNSQIGISVTMGTPDTLIEDNLIENTTTIADAAGIKVLNGPGTVIRGNVIRNNTASGYWGVRLERDKGDAGAGNIGEGNPENVLIENNRIEGNTNGIGLFAGVGILMKANVLNNVDEDYYKAAGVTVTEL; the protein is encoded by the coding sequence ATGCAAGTGAATGACGTGTTCAAAACGTGGAAGAAGCGGGTTGTACTTGTTGCCATGTCTGTCATACTCATTAGCGGTATTACCGTTCCCGTGCATGAAGTCCGGGCGATCGAAGACGCTGTTCCTCATTCTATTTTAAATAGTACGCAGGAAGAAAATATCCCGGATCCGGAGGGCCCAGAGTTGGAGATTTACGCGGAAAACTTTGATGATCCGGACAACTTTGGCTCTACAGGCGGAATTGCACTGAGAGCCCCCTGGCTTCAGGAAGGAGAAGGAGGGAGCAAGGCCAAAACGTCATCTTCCACAACCGCCCCCTCGCTGCCCAACATGATCAAAATTGACGGAACCGATGCAATCGCACTGCCGCTTGATCTGACTGGATACGGAAATATCCGGCTGAACTACTACACACGCGCCTCGTCCTATATCAGCGGAAGCATCATTATTGAATGGTCGAAGGACGGAGGCAGTTCCTGGGCAACGCTGGAGACATTTGAACTTGCCCCAGGCACTCCTGATGCGAAGAACAAGCAAGGAAATACGTTAAAAAGCTGGACGCTGGGTTCGGAAGCGAACAATAACAGCACAGTGAAAATTCGTTTTCGAACAGGAGATGCCATGCAGGCCAACATGTATATCGACAATGTTGTCATTTACGGTCAGGCTATTCCCGGTATAACGCCTGCCCCATCCCCAGTTCCGCCTGGAGAGGAGAATACGGAGTTTACGCCACCACAAGGAGTAACTTTATACGAGGATGTGGAGATTGGAACGGCTGGTGGGCGAGCAATCTATTCATCCATTGCTGTTCCCGAGACAGCGGCAGCTGAACCGATGCCGGTCATGGTCTATATCCATGGAGGTGGATGGAATCACGGGGACAGGAAGCAGGCATTAAACTCCATATGCAATTATGTACTCAAACGCGGTTATATCGGTGTATCTCTGGACTACCGGCTGACACCTGAGGCGCCTTTCCCTGCCCAGATTCAGGATGTAAAGCTCGCTATCCGATATTTGCGGGCCCATGCAGCCCAGTACAATCTGGACCCGAGTCGGATCGGCGTCTGGGGATCATCAGCGGGCGGCCATCTGGCTGCATTACTCGGCACAACAGGGGACATGGTCGCTGGGGACACTGTAGAGCTCGATACAGGGGTGACGGTAGATGTACCTGATCTTGAAGGTTCTGGCGGATGGCCTGAGTATTCCGACAAAGTGCAGGCCGTTGCCGACTGGTACGGACCTGCTGATTTTACGACGACATTTGCCAATAACTATAGCTCGGTCACAGCTCTGCTTGGCGGGCATCGTGCGTTCGATGTTCCGGAGCAGGCCAGACTTGCCATGCCGGGCACGTATGCTTCACCAGATGATCCACCGTTCTGGATTCGGCACGGTGATGCTGATGCCACCATTCCCTATACCGACAGTGTTACTTTCGCGGGACAGCTTCAATCGGCGGGTGTCCCGATTGTAGATATGAAAGTCGTACCCGGTCAGGGCCATGGATTTACAGGGACGGCTTCCGAGGTTGCCAATGCGGAGGCATGGGCCTTCCTTGATGAACATGTGAAGAACCGGATCGTTACGGAGCCCGTTATGTTCAAAAGCAATCCCGAACACACTACGCCTGGAGATGAAGAAGAGGAAGAAGAGAAACCGTTGATTGAAAAGGTCATCGCCAGCAAGCTGCCAAACGACGATGCGGCGATTGACAGCAGCAAGCCTGACTTGAATTTCAATCAGGCCACGGGCTCCAGCACCGGATTGCTAAGCATTTCTTCCACGCCATCGACCAAGAAATATGTGTACTTCAAATTTGACATGACCGGAAATGAGGTCGAAGGAGATCGGTATCGACTACGGATTGCCGCCAAAAAAGGCACATCGAATATCGATACAGAGTTGTCTCTTTACGGTTTGAATAAAACAGACTGGAGCGAATCATCGTTAACCTGGTCGAATGCCCCGGTCCAAAGTCTCAGCGAAAGTTCGCTGCTTGGCACATTCCAGGTCACGGCAGATCGTAGTGGAAGCCCGGCCGTCTATGAAGTGGATGTAACCGATTATTTGAAGAGTCGCCCAGATGCGGATCAGGTTGCATTTTTGCTCGCGGATGCGGGATCAACAGGTGTTTCCGTGAACGTATACACCAAGGAAGCCAACGGAACGAGCAATCCGCGTCCACAGTTATCTGTTATCTCATTAATCGAAGATGGAAGCGACACACGCGCGCCAGAATGGCAGCAGGAAGCTGAGCTTGAGATTCGCAACTGGGGAACGGAGTTTGCAGAACTGAGATGGCCCGCTGCCAGTGATGATACAGCTGTATCTGCCTACCGGATTTATCGAGATGGAGTTATGCTGGCTGAACAAGGTAAGCAGTCATTTCGTGACAGCGGACTTGCAGCCGAAACATCGTACACGTTTCAAGTGAGGGCGATTGATGAAGCCGGCAACGTCAGCAGTGCTCTATCAACCGGTATGACCACCCTTGCGGTTCCGGTATCGTCCCTGCCTGTTGCCTCCGTCTCGGCAAGCGGTAGCGACGGCAACCTGGCGACCAATACCCTCGACAATAACAGTTATACACGCTGGTCAGTTGCCGGAGAGGGGCAATGGATCATGTATGATCTGGGTCAGGTTCAGCAAGTGAGCTATGTTGGGATTGGTTTTTACAAAGGGGATGTCCGAAAGACCTTCTTTGAGATAGACACGTCTGTTGACGGGAATCATTGGACCCAGGTATATGGCGGCGAAAGCAGTGGGGATACAACCGAAATGCAGGCATTTGATATCCCGGACACTTCTGCACGTTATGTACGGATCACCGGGCATGGCAATTCTGATTCAAGTATTTACACGAGTCTGACCGATGTGCATCTGTATGCCCCTTATGCAGGGGGAGGAACGCCTGTTGCCCTGATTCCATACATTGAGCCACAACCACCCGAAGGGACGGTGCCCTTTATCGCTCCAGGACTGACGGAGACAGATGGAGCACCGCATACTATCCATTCTCCTCATGCTGTAACCGGACGTACGATTGATGTACGGGATTACGGAGCAGATCTGGCTGATCATACGAGTGATGACCGACCCGCAATACAGGCTGCTATTGATGAGGCGAACGCTGGTGATGAAGTGTTTTTGCCTGATGGAGTGTACAATTTGTTGTCCGGGCCGGATGGAACCACCAACCTGAAGCTCAAATCCGGGGTGAATCTGAGAGGAGAGAGCAGTGGCGGAACCGTGCTCAAGACATCGCTGGATCAGGTGACGGGCAGCGCGGTCCTGAAAGCATCGGCTCAGCACAGCATTCTCGTATCCAATATGACCATAACATCATCTTGGTCTGGCAGCTACACAACCGATCACAAATCCAACAATCCCTCCGCAGGGGGGCCGGATAGCCTAATTCACATCGCCAACTATGGTGAGGCTCCATCGTATGACATTACGATCGACGGCGTAATTGTGGAGAAATTCAAACGAATGGCGATCCGCATCGAACACAGCCGAGATGTCGTTGTGAAGCATGCAACATTCCGTAATGCAACAGATCTGGGCCCTGGGGGTTCAGGCTACGGAATTTCCATTCAGGGAACGGCCAAGACTGATCGACTCGGTTTTGACAATGATACGTTATGGAATGTGGTTGAGGATAGTACGTTTGAGGGCCCTTATCTCAGACATGGAGCGTTGATTCAGTTTGTCGCTCATAACAACGTGCTGCGTGGCAATACATTTAACGGAACCAAGCTGGATGCTATTGATCTTCATGGTGAACTGGAGTATTTGAATGAAATCTCCGGCAATGTCATTACGGATGTGCTGACAGGCGCAGGGATTGGACTTGGCAATACAGGGGGTTCAGCACCCAGCAATCACAGCAAGTCGGGTAAAGGAAACTACATTCATGACAACACGATCAGGAACAGCCAAATCGGCATTTCGGTAACTATGGGCACCCCCGATACTCTAATCGAGGATAACCTCATCGAGAATACAACCACGATTGCAGATGCGGCAGGAATCAAAGTGTTGAATGGACCGGGTACGGTGATTCGAGGCAATGTGATCCGTAACAATACCGCAAGCGGATACTGGGGCGTGCGTCTTGAACGCGACAAAGGCGATGCCGGAGCCGGCAATATTGGCGAAGGTAACCCCGAGAATGTGTTGATTGAAAATAACCGAATCGAAGGGAACACAAACGGAATCGGACTCTTTGCCGGAGTCGGCATCCTAATGAAGGCCAACGTTCTAAACAATGTAGATGAGGACTACTACAAAGCAGCAGGTGTGACCGTTACCGAGCTATAA
- a CDS encoding extracellular solute-binding protein, which produces MKKWMVSGMALLLAAAVMTGCNKGSGAASGEGGGDGKTKFSISLRTLAYTYVEKSPDINKDQWVKKLEDLTNTDLEIVLVPHKEYEQKMVQMFATNDIPDVVQGDGGVNGKEMAGSVEAGVFQPLDELLQQYGQDLLKTVPKEAWDQVTHDGHIYAIPEYLSNPSRRATWIRKDLLDQTGLPVPTTVEETMDVLRAFKKLGVENPYMGREDFKYADTFFGAYDVQQFLSMMEQQGDQVVPKFMDNENMQQALTVYKTMYEEGLINKEFATINSTVFKNTILSGKAGMWSMNANELIQWEKQIKASVPDAKIEIIPSPVGPDGKGGYYLYGPVTRAYFINKDAADPASIIRFFNWMVSDEAEKFFTYGTEGETYTEDNGVISYTAPTDSAGVDEERYRQSFLWFVQDTTYNKGSLSLTEEGRTLMNIYDTILAKEGRDGINFDPRLEAFVQNPEIAPNSDTPPQVLLTHMIKMVYGKEPISDWPKVVEEWKSKGGDQAIKEATEKFNKGEGVSAPRR; this is translated from the coding sequence ATGAAAAAGTGGATGGTCTCAGGCATGGCGCTATTGCTGGCAGCAGCTGTTATGACCGGGTGCAACAAAGGCAGCGGAGCGGCATCCGGTGAAGGCGGGGGAGACGGCAAAACGAAATTCTCCATTTCACTCCGTACGCTGGCGTATACGTATGTGGAGAAGTCACCAGACATTAACAAGGATCAATGGGTGAAAAAACTGGAGGATCTGACGAATACCGATCTGGAAATTGTCCTGGTCCCCCATAAGGAATATGAACAGAAAATGGTCCAGATGTTTGCCACCAATGATATTCCTGACGTGGTGCAGGGTGACGGCGGCGTCAACGGCAAAGAGATGGCAGGCTCGGTCGAAGCTGGAGTATTTCAGCCGCTGGATGAACTGCTGCAGCAGTACGGGCAAGATTTGCTCAAAACCGTGCCGAAGGAAGCCTGGGACCAGGTAACTCATGACGGCCATATCTATGCTATCCCTGAATATTTATCCAATCCATCCCGCCGGGCAACCTGGATTCGCAAGGATCTGCTGGATCAAACGGGACTGCCGGTGCCCACGACGGTTGAGGAGACTATGGACGTTTTGCGCGCCTTTAAGAAGCTCGGCGTGGAGAATCCGTATATGGGGCGTGAGGATTTCAAATATGCGGATACCTTTTTCGGTGCCTATGACGTACAGCAATTCCTGTCCATGATGGAGCAGCAGGGCGACCAGGTTGTTCCTAAATTTATGGATAACGAGAATATGCAGCAAGCCCTAACGGTCTATAAGACGATGTACGAGGAAGGGCTGATCAACAAAGAGTTCGCGACCATCAATTCCACCGTATTCAAAAATACGATTCTCTCGGGCAAGGCGGGCATGTGGTCCATGAATGCCAACGAACTGATCCAATGGGAGAAGCAGATTAAAGCGTCGGTTCCCGATGCCAAAATCGAGATTATCCCTTCCCCTGTCGGCCCGGACGGAAAGGGCGGTTATTATTTGTACGGTCCGGTGACACGTGCCTACTTTATTAATAAGGATGCGGCTGATCCGGCTTCCATTATCCGTTTCTTCAACTGGATGGTGTCTGACGAAGCGGAGAAGTTTTTCACATACGGCACAGAAGGAGAGACCTACACAGAGGATAATGGCGTGATTTCATACACAGCTCCAACAGACTCCGCTGGTGTAGACGAAGAGCGTTACCGTCAGTCGTTCTTATGGTTCGTACAGGACACAACGTACAATAAAGGCTCGTTATCGCTGACAGAAGAAGGCAGAACGCTGATGAATATTTACGATACCATCTTAGCCAAAGAAGGTCGGGATGGCATCAACTTTGATCCGCGTTTGGAAGCTTTTGTACAGAATCCCGAGATTGCTCCCAATTCGGATACACCTCCTCAGGTATTGCTCACACACATGATCAAGATGGTTTATGGTAAGGAGCCGATCTCCGATTGGCCGAAAGTGGTAGAGGAATGGAAATCCAAAGGCGGCGATCAGGCAATCAAAGAAGCCACCGAGAAATTCAATAAGGGTGAAGGCGTGTCCGCACCGCGTCGCTAA
- a CDS encoding sensor histidine kinase, translating into MMKRSLSIRLFFHFAVVITLSLSAIGLFTYTYASTEMNDQLADNIAQTMRNTAYQTDLYLQNYDRATYSILSNGSVKHFLDMNSEDSYAYYEYSRQIKTNVFPPVFMLYPQIKFLYVIGDNGRVVIDDNQNSAGIPDIDAAQQYKELLAATPANGESTLLTRSIRSGQSANVITIARRIRGVSSYTPNGVLAMEVNVLELDKIWGELDLGQGGYQYVMDQNGTVIYTPGDEEAQTAMPSSTVNRLMHMEAGSLEQNTDRTKRLLISELSAYSGWRFVASVPLSELQRPIATIRSATLWVGAGTLLAALVVAYRIGASQVEPIRVLMNGMRQTEKGIWNKVEMKERRDEIGVLIRSYNLMVSRLSDMIESVYESELRRQKSEIELQQEALERHRAEFQALQLQINPHFLYNTLETIKCYAVVQDSEEIAQMVESMAHMLRYSIQTNLEEITVANELKHVLAYLSIMKHRMDRELEVEVIIAPDLLLEKMVRLTLQPLVENVLQHAFPRGMEPGHFIRIDARRLEDRFLVIVQDNGMGMSEERLEKLRDRLELNRLAGEDSDDVYHRGGIGLMNVHRRIQLVFGESYGLMIESEQGLGTTITMALPADQHSKRI; encoded by the coding sequence ATGATGAAGCGCAGCCTGTCCATCCGCCTGTTCTTTCATTTTGCCGTCGTGATTACGTTGTCTCTGTCCGCCATCGGCCTGTTTACCTATACCTATGCCTCGACTGAAATGAACGACCAGCTTGCGGACAACATCGCCCAAACGATGCGCAATACGGCGTACCAGACTGATCTGTATTTGCAAAATTATGATCGTGCAACCTACTCCATTCTCTCGAACGGAAGTGTGAAGCATTTCCTCGATATGAATTCGGAGGACAGTTATGCCTATTACGAGTACAGCCGTCAGATTAAGACGAACGTGTTCCCGCCTGTTTTTATGTTATACCCACAGATCAAGTTTCTGTATGTTATCGGGGATAACGGGCGTGTTGTGATTGATGACAACCAGAATTCAGCCGGCATACCGGATATCGACGCGGCACAGCAGTATAAGGAGTTGCTGGCTGCAACCCCTGCAAATGGCGAATCGACGCTGCTTACCCGCAGTATTCGCAGTGGACAGAGTGCCAATGTGATTACGATCGCGCGCCGGATCAGAGGAGTGTCCTCCTATACGCCCAACGGAGTACTGGCGATGGAAGTAAATGTGCTGGAGCTTGACAAAATATGGGGAGAACTCGACCTCGGTCAAGGTGGGTATCAGTATGTGATGGATCAGAACGGAACGGTAATCTACACACCCGGGGACGAAGAGGCGCAGACAGCGATGCCGTCCAGCACGGTGAACAGGCTTATGCACATGGAGGCAGGATCACTGGAACAGAACACGGATCGCACCAAACGGCTGCTCATATCGGAGCTTTCTGCATATTCGGGATGGCGCTTTGTCGCTTCCGTGCCGCTGTCTGAGCTGCAAAGACCGATTGCAACGATCCGTTCGGCCACCTTATGGGTTGGTGCAGGAACCTTGCTCGCTGCACTTGTTGTGGCCTACCGGATCGGAGCATCTCAGGTGGAACCTATTCGTGTGCTGATGAACGGAATGAGACAGACGGAGAAGGGAATCTGGAACAAGGTGGAGATGAAGGAAAGGCGCGATGAAATTGGTGTGCTGATCCGCAGCTATAATCTGATGGTCAGCCGTCTGTCGGACATGATTGAGAGTGTATACGAGTCCGAGCTGCGCCGCCAGAAGTCGGAAATCGAGCTTCAGCAGGAGGCGCTGGAACGGCACCGTGCGGAATTTCAGGCGCTTCAATTGCAGATCAATCCGCATTTTCTCTACAACACCCTGGAAACGATCAAATGTTATGCCGTCGTACAGGACTCCGAAGAAATTGCACAGATGGTGGAATCCATGGCTCATATGCTCCGGTATTCCATTCAGACCAATCTGGAGGAAATTACGGTTGCGAATGAGCTGAAGCATGTGCTGGCCTACCTTTCCATTATGAAACATCGCATGGATCGGGAGCTTGAAGTTGAGGTCATCATTGCACCGGATCTGTTGTTGGAAAAAATGGTTCGACTCACTCTTCAGCCACTGGTCGAAAATGTGCTACAACACGCATTTCCACGAGGCATGGAGCCCGGTCACTTTATCCGCATCGATGCTCGGCGCCTGGAAGATCGCTTTCTTGTCATCGTCCAGGATAACGGCATGGGCATGAGCGAGGAACGCCTGGAGAAGCTGCGTGACCGTCTGGAATTGAATCGTCTGGCAGGAGAAGATTCCGATGATGTCTACCATCGCGGAGGCATCGGTCTTATGAATGTCCATCGACGGATTCAACTGGTATTTGGAGAATCATATGGCTTGATGATTGAGAGTGAGCAAGGCTTGGGAACGACCATTACGATGGCGCTTCCCGCAGATCAGCATAGTAAACGGATTTAA
- a CDS encoding SDR family NAD(P)-dependent oxidoreductase, with protein sequence MNINLQNKIALVTGSSGGIGAAIAGALARCGAKVAVNGLHNMDRAEEVVTAIRDAGGEAAAFRADVTDTNAIESMVGDITLRFGGPIDLLINNAGHLVERSPIETMSEELYSRIMDVNLKSAVFVSKAVIPGMKAVGGGRIINLTSVAAHNGGGPGAAIYAASKAAVIALTKGLAKELAPGGITVNALSPGFIGQTAFHATFTSAEGRTSAVSSIPLGREGTPDDVAGAALYLCSELGSFITGETIEINGGMYMR encoded by the coding sequence ATGAATATCAACTTGCAGAACAAAATTGCGCTGGTTACCGGCTCCAGCGGAGGAATTGGTGCTGCCATTGCTGGGGCATTGGCACGTTGCGGAGCAAAGGTGGCTGTGAATGGCCTGCATAATATGGATCGGGCGGAGGAGGTAGTGACCGCCATCCGGGATGCTGGCGGTGAAGCAGCGGCATTTCGGGCGGATGTGACTGATACGAATGCCATAGAATCGATGGTTGGGGATATCACACTCCGCTTCGGCGGTCCGATTGATCTGTTGATTAATAATGCGGGGCATCTGGTGGAGCGAAGCCCCATTGAAACAATGAGCGAGGAGTTGTACAGCCGGATTATGGATGTCAATCTGAAGAGCGCCGTCTTTGTCTCCAAAGCGGTCATTCCTGGCATGAAGGCGGTTGGAGGCGGCCGAATTATCAATCTGACTTCCGTAGCGGCTCATAATGGTGGCGGGCCGGGTGCAGCTATTTACGCAGCATCCAAGGCGGCTGTCATTGCGTTAACCAAAGGACTTGCCAAAGAACTGGCTCCTGGCGGGATTACGGTCAATGCCCTTTCACCGGGCTTCATCGGACAAACGGCGTTCCACGCTACGTTCACCTCGGCGGAAGGCCGAACTTCTGCGGTAAGCAGCATTCCGCTTGGGCGGGAAGGGACTCCCGATGATGTCGCAGGAGCGGCGCTGTACCTGTGTTCCGAGCTGGGTTCTTTTATAACCGGAGAAACGATTGAAATCAATGGCGGGATGTACATGCGTTGA